The Tubulanus polymorphus chromosome 3, tnTubPoly1.2, whole genome shotgun sequence nucleotide sequence GTGAATGGATCAGATGGGGAGATCAATTCAAGTAGCTTGTTTCCATCGTGCAATAACAACTGTTGGTCTAGACCAATAGCACTTTGTTCAGCAATCAGTTCCTGAATACGATTATACcttcagaaatatcaaaatacatgtttatTACTACTGACTTGCTGTGAATATCAACTCTTAATAATAGATATGCATCTTCATACCTTTCATTATTATCCACATATATTCTTAAACATTTACTAGCCCAAACATCGAAGACATGTAAAACCTTTTTGCTAACAATATTAAAGGTTTCGGCGAAGAGCTGTTCAAATCCCCAGACTCTGTCTGGATTACACTCGAGTAGGCCTGCTAATAATGGAGTTAAAAGCCGCTTCAGTCCACTGCAATTACAAATACATCGTTATGATTTCCATAGACAGATAGCATTCGCTTCATGCTTATGAAAAATCTTACTCAGAAATAAGACACGTGGAAGGTAACTGGCGACTCCACTCGATTCTACCTCCCTCTGAGCGTTGAATCCCTGAAATAACCCCTGATTCTTTCTTTGTTGTAATTTGAAACctggaaaagaaaaaaaaataacagctcagtgataattctaaaatagGTCCAAgtgaaaataagaaatcactGGTAGTTTATTAAGGACATACATGGTATGTTTATTTCGGCGACCTCCAAAAGGTTGGAATGGTAGTTCACCGGTAACAACATGGTATAGCGTTACACCTAAACTCCATAGATCTACAGTAGCACCAAACTGCTTTGGAGATGGTTGACGAAGCACAGCTCTTTCATACATATCAGGATGCTGTAAGTCAAATAGTATCATATATTCAGTGGTACCATGACAGCTTAAAATCATAGTCAGATAAATAGGATAGCATACCAAATACTCTTCAGTCCCATACAGTGACATGAACTGTTCTTCTTCGGCCAACTCTTTCGCGGCACCAAAATCAGTGAGTTTGTATATCGAACTTAAAATGACAGAATTAATTAGTACCAGACAGTTgagaaatatatcaatgttGATTCACAGTTGAACTTACCTTCCATCTTCAGTAACAAAGCGCAAAATATTTCCAGGCTTTATGTCACGATGAACAACATTTTGATCGCGGAGATGTTTCAACCCACAAGCTACAAATTCAAGGCAAGGATTTCATAATTGCTGAACACCTGTGGTCTCATTTCATGATTAGATATTCAATAACTTGTTGATAAAATACTCACTGACGTGATCTAAGACCAATAAGAATTCATCCTCATCCATCCCATAGCCATTATCCGGATCATCTAAGAGTGTAAATAGACTTCCACCCGTACATAACTCCATAATGATCACCTTGGAATGATCTGAATTCTAGacaaatagaaaaatatgCATGAAATGCAAATGTGCGAAACCATATATGGGGTAGCCATTCAATTACCTCTTCCTCCACGCCTAAAAGTTTAACAATGTTTGGATGATTCAAACGCTCCAAGACATCGAATTCCCTCATTTGAATTTCCAATGGACGTTGATGCCTACTGAGCATGTTGAAAGTTTTGACTGCAAACTTTTCGCcggttttctgaaaaatgaagCGCATGCCGTAAGAATTCAAGGTATTTTCCCATTCACAAATAGCCTACGTTTTTTACTAGAGATTTTAGCCCTACCTTATGCCGACATATATAAACAGCACCTGTGGCTCCTTGCCCAAGAACATCATTGAGATTCCACACATGTTTTTGTGAGGCTCTTAATTGAGACATCTAAAAACATTCAAGTTATATTTTACAACCATATTCGGTTTTTAGTGGAGGATTTTGATCTTGATCGTGATTTCTGCGACAACCAGACCTCAGTGTCATAAGAGGGTGTCGAGTTCAAATGGCATGGGCGGCTGGACCAGAGAGCAGATTTGATCGATCGCAACCGCCTTATCTGTTCCAGTCGACTAAAGTGAGGGGGAAAAATGAGTTCCTGTAGGTAGCCTATTACTCTACTGTTTTGGCTCTAATtgtttgaatttgatgaatttatgGGCTAGAGGTCCTAGGCTAGGATTCTAATTTTccacagggacttgacacaaaaggaatttgaccccagtatcctaggtacttcTATTTAcatatagtacctaggatactggggtcaaaatccttttgtgtcaagtccctgtgTGATTTTCTATCTCCACGAATTCTTCAACCATGTCAACATCTTCAATGATGGAAAGTGTCACCTACTTGATTTGCCTTATTTTTGGTGCTGGTAGGAATACCAGCTGTTGATTGGTAACTGCTTACGACGGTCGCCTTAGGGTGGTTGGTTGATTAGTGGGGAGTGTCACCAAAGTGTCAGTTGCTGCTGTCCTGGGGGTGGTTGGTTCCTAATCTTGCCCTGGCAAGGATGGGCTATTAGGTAGTACGGTACTGTAGCAGTGAGCTGTCGTGTGTCCGGACTTTCAAATTGTCTATCAAAActagttatttcattttcgaaatgGTAACATGGTGGCCGTTGACTCGACAAAATAGAACATTCCTGTGACTATATTTAGTTAGTTTTTGGGCGATAGGGTTTTCCccaaaacccggaagtaaccGATTGATgtctgtctgcagagtttccagaacctgtcatgtcaggtcttaagacctgacatgacaggtctgacctgtcatgtcaggtcccGAAAAAACCCAAACTCATGACAATATTTGACGGAACGGCGAAATATCTAGGCATGTGTTAGACGAATGGAAGAACATTTtgagttgaatgaatattctgaCCCGTCGttaatatcgaaaatgattcaacaataacgataaggaaaatgttctgacaaataattcatttgaaaggttgatttataagaagaaaatatttatgtgtAAACTATGACTTATTTCTGTATTAAAGgtaaaaaataagtttcaggcaaagatgaattaattaatgtagAAATAAGAGCACATTATAAGAGAATATTTTCGCTAGATGAATCGAGgtcttgatatttcgtttcCGCAATAAGACACTGAAAATTATCTGCTCACTATCACAGTTCGGCAACACTCCTCACTGTCCTGAAGTCCTGAAGTCTcactatatatattcattgtctttatgatgtacatgtaaaagaGCCGAATGCAATATAGAGACTGATTTTATTGagactgattttaaatcaactcatcaatttaaagcatgaagtttttttcttatatcagttttaatgcagacctgtcaccacaggtcccgagaagctctgtaaaatggcgcgagctgccgtgtgaggtctcgcttcataattattgttttgtagtaacttaagattaactatatccatggttagcaatctatattatattcattactataaagataccataaaaagtaaagttttttccatttcatcagttttcaagcagacctgtcaccacaggtctcgagaagctctgcaaaatggcgcgagctgccgtgtgaggtctcgcttcaaaattattgttttatagaaacttaagattaactctatctatggttagcaatttatattatactctttactatataaaggttataaaaagtaaagttttttcaatttcatcagttttagtgcagacctgtcaccacaggtcccgagaagctctgcaaaatggcgcgagctgccgtgtcaggtctcgcttcaaaattattgttttatagtaacttaagattaattctatccatggttagcaatttatattatactctttactataaagagaccataaaaatcaatgttttccttcattttatcagttttaatgcagacctgtcaccacaggtctcgagaagttttccttcattttatcagttttaatgcagacctgtcaccacaggtctcgagaagctctgcaaaatggcgcgagctgccgtgtcaggtctcgcttcataattattgttttttagtaacttaagattaactatatccatggttagcaatctatattatattcattactataaagataccataaaaagtaagttttcaagcagacctgtcaccacaggtctcgagaagctctgcaaaatggcgcgagctgccgtgtgaggtctcgcttcaaaattattgttttgtagtaacttaagattaactatatctatggttagcaatctttattatattcattactataaagataccataaaaagtaaagttttttccatttcatcagttttcaagcagacctgtcaccacaggtcccgagaagctctgcaaaatggcgcgagctgccgtgtgaggtctcgcttcaaaattattgttttatagtaacttaagattaactctatctatggttagcaatttatattatactctttactatataaaggttataaaaagtaaagttttttcaatttcatcagttttaatgcagacctgtcaccacaggtcccgagaagctctgcaaaatggcgcgagctgccgtgtgaggtctcgcttcaaaattattgttttgtagtaacttaagattaactatatccatggttagcaatctatattatattcattactataaagataccataaaaagtaagttttcaagcagacctgtcaccacaggtctcgagaagctctgcaaaatggcgcgagctgccgtgtgaggtctcgcttcataattaatgttttttagtaacttaagattaactatatccatggttagcaatctattttatattcattactataaagataccataaaaagtaaagttttttccatttcatcagttttcaagcagacctgtcaccacaggtcccgaagctctgcaaaatggcgcgcgttgccgtgtgaggtctcgcttcataattattgttttatagtaacttaagattaactctatctatggttagcaatttatattatactctttactataaagagaccataaaaattaatgttttccttcatttcatcagttttaatgcagacctgtcaccacaggtctcgagaagctctgcaaaatggcgcgagctgccgtgtcaGGTCtcacttcaaaattattgttttatagtaacttaagattaactctatctatggttagcaatttatattatactctttactatataaaggttataaaaagtaaagttttttcaatttcatcagttttagtgcagacctgtcaccacaggtcccgagaagctctgcaaaatggcgcgagctgccgtgtgaggtctcgcttcaaaattattgaaatcaaataattcACAATCATTGCATCTTTACAAGGCAAACATAAATtcttaaatgaattcataacacaccatagtttgttttttgtttttgaataatatattcaGAAAGCACTAAGATATGTTCTTTTTGTTTCTTATCGGCTATCATTTGTTTTAAATCCGCGCCTATCATATCTTCTAATCGTCTATCATCGGTTCAGTCAttacgattttcattttagcaaATCGACCTGTCACCTGAGGTCccacctgtcatgtcaggtcttgggccctgacatgacaggttctggaaactctgcagacagacCTAAATGAAGTAACCACATTATAGTATATATTTTAGTCTCCATGCTGAATTTATCTTTGCAATTTTGTATTGCCTTTTTAATGGCTTTTCAATAATAAATTATACTTTTTGTTTGTATAATGATGCTAAAACTATGTAGAAATCGCTATAATTCTTCATTTCGAAAAGACGAAGATTATTAATCTCTACCCAGACGCTTGTGTATGACGTCATTTGGGATTTTCTGGGATTCCCGTTGCGAGTGAGGAAACACATCTTCAAAACCATGAAATTACGTGTAAAATATGGCCCTCGAAGGATTGTCATCGATATCGAAGGCGTTAGTTTGGAAGAATGTACATTAATGGAATTGAAGAAAAAGGTTTCAACTGAATTATCTTTACCAGTGTAGGTGTTTAAGCTCGCGACAATATCGTAGTAGatgatcaattcaattcaattatacTTTATTCATCAATCGTAATTTGTTTGTACCATTTtttacaatttgaaaatacaacataTATTTTGGAATAACAGagtattatatttgtatcgATCTTAAAAATTAGGGATTTCATCTTGACGAATGCATTTGTTGGTACCATGTCCAGTGCCAGTCAGTGGTGTCaactttgaaaattgtatttcagaGAATCCTTTGAACTTAGTTTGAATGGAACAGATCAGTTATTGGGTGAAGATGTCAGCTTAGCGAATCTCGGGATAGTAGCTGGTGATATGGTAACAGTGCTTTCTACAGTTGAACCTCCTAAACCAAATACTGAACAGAGTTTGGTAAATATCATAATCTAcctgattttgaataaaatctaGAATTGTATGAAAATCTAAATGTCTTCCCTCTGAGATGTGTTTGTTAAGCCTATGATTTATCGGTTCTGAAATTCTGAATGAAGTTAATTTTTACATGTTGCAGCCTACAATTACCTCTCCAGATACGCAAAATGAAGATCCTCCTTCTATTGCAAGTACAGCAACTGATGAACAGACATCCCAATCGCAACAAGCCATAGATGAGAGTCTTCCGTCAACATCGAGTGACCTACAGGCTATGGATATTTGTCAGACTCCTCCTCCAAATGATCCTGTTGTTAATAGATACTTGAAAGAACCTATGCTGTGCTATGAGTCTGTAGATGGCGGTACACTCCCCCAGAACCTTGTACAACTCTATCAGTGTGTACAACCAACAAAAAAACAGGAAGCTCTATGTATCGTCATCAATGCATTGATGATAGAAAAAGGTTTTGCCCCAAAGGTAAGGGCTTACTATTTTTTCATGGGCGAGATGAATtttgaagatttgaaattgaagattaTGAAACCTGAGGATATAGTAGAACGGCagtttttcattgatattcaGTGTTattctgttgtttttttttcaggtgtCTGAAGAAGATATCTCAGATACTACTGGATCAGTCATTGCCATGCCAATGATGTGGAACCAGATGTCATCTGTTTACACATTACAGTTTACACACAGTAGTTGTTATGGTGTGACTGCTGCCGTTACTTGTGTACCTATGGGTGATATTGCTGTAATTCATGGTAAGAAAGTCTTGAATGAGGTAGAAAATCTTGGATCTGTGTTGTCTATTAGATTGTGCTTTATCTTGTATAATTTACAGGAATCGTTCGAGATCATGATCAGCCCAAATGCaaaattcaactgaaatgttCTCATTATGTGTTGACCGTCAGAAAGGGTTTGTTTTTCAAATAGATTGAGTTTTTTATGCAACATGCATCCGAACCACATAATAACTACCATATATAATGATGTATAATTCCAGACCCGACTCTAGTTTATACCGGACTTGCCAAATTGTCGAGAGCTTTCAAAGATGCGATTGCTGAACCTCTATTAGAGAATATGCGGACATGTGAGTTTGACCGTTTCGCTTAGATTTATTTACACATAATCTGGAGTATCAAAGATTATATTCATGTGAAATCTCAATTTCAGGTGTTGGATTGGATCATACTGGAGGGATATCTGGTCTGGCTCATGAAATAAAGGTAGAATTAGGAATGGAACCATGCAACTGCGTGTGTATTTGAGTGCAGATTATACTCATGCTGACTTTTTCTTGTCTTATTTTCAGTTGCATGTCCTGCAGTTCTTGGATGCTCGCAGTTTAGTGCGAATGTCAGGTGTCAACAAAGAATTTCTTCCACTGTGTCGAGAAAAGATGTTGTGGCGACGTTTATATCTACGTTCCTTTGGAAGTATGTGTTGATGGAGTATAGCATATCTATTTTTCTTGACTTAAGTTATGCAACGATCTAGATACAGAAAACATCCCTAAAGTGCCTGTGAGACTGAGCAAAAAGTGTACACTCTAGGAAATGTTCACTAACGGGAAAGCCAGGTTACCTAAGCATAAAAAGTTATTTGAAAAGGCCACTTAACTTAGCCAGGTTGGCACATAATCACTGTTCACTATGTGAAAGTAAATTTTTGTCCCAGAATAAAGTGTTGTGTTCACTATATATGGAGGTACTGATgtatgaatttcatattttgggACTGAGCGAGTGGCGTTCATTAAGGGAGGTGTTCGCTAAGGAAGGTTTTACtgtaaattttatttatttccagGTCGTAGTGATAATTCACTTAATCAAGATTGGATACAGGTAAAATGACTAGTtactgaaattttttttttgatcaTGATGCCTTGAAATACGTCAGAATTGCAGAAGTTCATGTTTTTGTTTGTTCTTCAGTTTTTCAAGGAGGCCGTTCGTCGTAGGAAACAGATGAGAGAAATGTCTCGAAGATATTATCCAGTTGTGCCACCATTTAGGGGCCCTCATCctcattttcctcatcaaccTTTCGGTCCGATGCATCCTTTATATGGAGGAGGGGGTATTGTTGGTGGCGATTATGATCGAATGCCTGGAGGTTAGCTGCTTCATACCACTTTAAAAATTTTCCTTTGATCATACCTAATAcaataatacatgtatctgCTATTCTATCCACTTGTAGCGCATGGGGAAAACTAACTTTGAATTCCATTACAGGTTTTGGACAAGGCGGTTATTTTAATCCAGTGTTTGGATATCACGATCCACCGATGCATCCTCGATTTGATCCATTTGGTCCAATGCCGGATCAAGAATTCTTCCCAGGAAGAGGTGGAGGGATGTTTGATGGACCTCCCAACGGACATGGAGGTATGTTCGACGGACCTCCCAATGGACATGGAGGTATGTTTGACGGACCTCCCAATGGACATGGAGGTATGTTTGATGAACCTCCTCATGGACATGGAGGTATGTTTGATGGACCTCCTCATGGACGTGGTGGTATGTTTGATGGACCTCCTCATGGACATGGGGGTATGTTTGATGGACCTCCTCATGGACATGGAGGTATGTTTGATGGACCTCCTCATGGACATATGTTTGAAGGACCTCCACATGGACATGGAGGTATGTTTGATGGACCAcgccatcatcattatcatcaccgTGGTCCGGAGCAAAATTTTCGCGGGCCTCGTCCACATCACCATCACCACCATAATGGTTTTCATGGAAATGGTCAACATCGGGGTCGTGGACATCACCATCATTGTCCAGTCCATCATCGTCAACGGCAAAATCAAGATAATGATCAGCaacaggaaaatgatattgatgTTCAAGGTCAACAAGAAGGACAAGGTGTGAATAATCCTGAAGTAAATGCAAATATTGCTGCAGGGAATAATGCTGGGGtagaaaatgttgaattgGGTCCGGGTCCTGGGAATCAACAATTAGACAGGGCTAATGTGCAACCTGGTAGGCCAAGGGGTAGGGGTGGACACCATGGTGGGTTTGGTGGTGGCGCATGTGGCCATCGATTCTTGTAGAAAATGATGGCTAGCGTGGGGAAATCTACTTATTTTGGAAATAcatgtttgaattttattaTTTGGAATGAGTTTTATTATGGGGAAATGCCGGTTATGTTCATCGTGTGCTATGGTTAtgcattttatcaaaattttggcTGGAGTtatcgatctgaaatgattatTCGACTAATAATATGTGACCCCAAAATTATTCTCGGATTAATTCCACTTTGTTTGCATTTGGTTGTGAAAATTACTGTATGTCTGTTTTTCTTTGTTGTGTGTTCAATGGAAAAATTTAAACTAGAAGTTTGTGTTATATCTAGTCTGTGCTGGATGAGGCttaattataataaaaaattgtgATAATCTCTAAAAGTAACTATTTTTCTACCAGTTATCAGATTTTTTTCTACGGGTAATCAGTTTTTTCACAAACTCCATCATTTTTGTATTGGGAGAAATGGACAAAGGATGGAAAAATgcatttcaacaatttcacGCTTGGCTCCACTCATTTATTGATaggaagaaaatatattctaccatagaatcatttattctctGTATAGTACAAACAACttataataaatttttaaACACATCAAATTAGTTAAGATAGCATTTACATATCACAGCAAGTAAGAATATATAGTTTTTACACACTGGTCCAGTGACAAAGAGGTAGTGATttgtaaattcattaaaataatCATCTGAAATACGTATTAACTACAGTAATACAACATTTTCATAACTTATTAATAACATCATATAGATCAATCTTATATGAAGTTTTGACGAATGACTGGAAGTCGTGCATTCATTAATCCCCAGCTTTAAGATCATCAAAGGATTCAACAGTTTCATCTGATTTATTGTCATCTAATTCTCCATTATCAGATGATTTTGCGGTCGGTGCAGCTGTTACATGGTCAGCCGTGTCACAAATCTTCTTTACCAGAAGATTAAACATGTCTGATCTGTCAGCATATACGTGATGTCCAGCTCCGCGTATGACCTATTAGATGAATGGAAATTCACTTATCTAGTTATGCTGCTCAGAATTATATAAACCTCGTCTACACTAGCACTAGTCTCAACGTACCCGGGTTCAACGAAAACCCGCGTTCACAGCGTCTACACTTAACGCAGTTTCGGTAGTAAGAAGCAACATCtgtagttcaagttcaaggtcAATTGTGGCGCCCGAACCCTGCATTGAACACGGGTTCACTGACTACACTAGCAAAAAATGCAgagttttaaccctttcagtgcgtctacaccgcagtgcggtgtataaatcagtgatggattttgctagtacaccgcactgcggtgtattgatgtaattagtaattagtaattatctctattgaaaaatggcagcaagtgtcaaacatagtgaaatactagtaactaacgatacaccgcactgcggtgtagacgcactatagtggtattcccattgttcaacacacaagggtggaattttttagaattttcaaattttctccagcactataaggtattaattagtcagcactgaaagggttaagcgaATGCGGGATCAATGCGGAGCGTACCCTTCTTTTTCAAGAAGAGTTTCTAAACCCAGGTTTTGCGGAAAACTCTGCATTTTGAACCAGTGTTTCATAACGCATAGACGCATAACCCCGGTACAAAATGCTAGTGTAGATGTAGCTATAGTATtaatatcattgaaattagATTGAATAACACCAAAATTCTCATACCTGCACATCAACATAAGACTCATGTCTTAGATATTTCACGTGATAAGCTATCCCTGTATCCAACCATGATCTTGACCCATATATCATCGTTATTGGTATGCGTGCTGGAATATTTGTTATGCGATGAACCATCGGGTTTTTCGCCCATCCAAATGGAATTGACATGTGTTTGAATGCTGTTTCACCACTAAAAGACAAGACAACGAAACGATAGTTTATTTAGATGTTAATTTTACGCAGCAACAAGTTCCCACTAAGAACTGAGCTTACCTCGGATTTTGGGCATTACAATGATATATGTATTGAAAGATAACATTTTCAGGGAGAATAGAAGAAAATATTCGATTTAAATCCGGACGAAATCGTTGTACAAGTC carries:
- the LOC141900974 gene encoding F-box only protein 7-like codes for the protein MKLRVKYGPRRIVIDIEGVSLEECTLMELKKKVSTELSLPVESFELSLNGTDQLLGEDVSLANLGIVAGDMVTVLSTVEPPKPNTEQSLPTITSPDTQNEDPPSIASTATDEQTSQSQQAIDESLPSTSSDLQAMDICQTPPPNDPVVNRYLKEPMLCYESVDGGTLPQNLVQLYQCVQPTKKQEALCIVINALMIEKGFAPKVSEEDISDTTGSVIAMPMMWNQMSSVYTLQFTHSSCYGVTAAVTCVPMGDIAVIHGIVRDHDQPKCKIQLKCSHYVLTVRKDPTLVYTGLAKLSRAFKDAIAEPLLENMRTCVGLDHTGGISGLAHEIKLHVLQFLDARSLVRMSGVNKEFLPLCREKMLWRRLYLRSFGSRSDNSLNQDWIQFFKEAVRRRKQMREMSRRYYPVVPPFRGPHPHFPHQPFGPMHPLYGGGGIVGGDYDRMPGGFGQGGYFNPVFGYHDPPMHPRFDPFGPMPDQEFFPGRGGGMFDGPPNGHGGMFDGPPNGHGGMFDGPPNGHGGMFDEPPHGHGGMFDGPPHGRGGMFDGPPHGHGGMFDGPPHGHGGMFDGPPHGHMFEGPPHGHGGMFDGPRHHHYHHRGPEQNFRGPRPHHHHHHNGFHGNGQHRGRGHHHHCPVHHRQRQNQDNDQQQENDIDVQGQQEGQGVNNPEVNANIAAGNNAGVENVELGPGPGNQQLDRANVQPGRPRGRGGHHGGFGGGACGHRFL